In Lycium ferocissimum isolate CSIRO_LF1 chromosome 7, AGI_CSIRO_Lferr_CH_V1, whole genome shotgun sequence, the sequence TGAACACACAGCCAATATGTTTCTTCCCCTAAATTACTCAGCATCAAGCTTGGCTAGAGGTCTAAGTTCATCTATCAATGGAACACAGTTACCCTTCGCCACAATCCAAACTAAGGTACACAAATTTACAAAATttccactattttttttttcttttttgtgctTTTTATATTATCTGGACTTTGATTATTTGATCAGGTAGCGAGAAGAACTTATTCCTTGTAAAGTATAAAATCTTTAGTTCAAGTAGGTTTCATTAGTCAGGTAGGGAGAATATCAGGTAGCTACCCCCTTGGGTGGAAAATTACACTatttatacatggttaaaattattttttatgtgtatataggACACGTTGAACCCTCTTTGGCTTattcgtgtgtttactttttcatattttgaattcccttagtgaaaattctggctccgccactggctACATGTTGTTGAATAAATTTGGTGGCCACAAATTTTACGTGTATTACGAGAGACTTTAGGGTTGCAGATTCATAATTTAAACATGATCGTTTCAACCTTTAAGTTCTTGCCGTTGAATTCATCGCGCTTTTGGAGTTGTGGATTCGAATTCAATATTTGTTGAAATATTAGtaattttcacacacacacacacacacacacacatatatatatatatatatatatatatatatatatatatatatatatatgatctccATGTCGAAAATAATGGGTTCAGTTACCACCCCAGGCTTCATCTGCCTCTGGTTAGAGCAGCTCCACCTATCTGAGTTCGTATAAAATTACCGGTCCCAAGTCCAAATAAAGAAAGAACAGGCTATGAGAAAAATAGTTTAACAGCTATATCGTAACATTTGAATGCTAATTATTAGTACAAATAAGTATAACCTGAAAAGAAAACTCATGTATTGTTGGCTTGTTGGTGATGTAGGTAGCACCCCATTTGTTTATGGCACTTTCAACAATCCCATTTGTATCACAAATCTCATATGTGGGACAAGATAGGTTGATGTATTCTTATTACACTGAAGAAGGCCATGATGATGCGCAAACTTTCGCAGTGTTTACAAACTCTTCATCTGCAATGTGTTATAGTCAGCCAGTGAATCGCGACACTGGGATGCTTTATGGACAACCAGTTGTTGTTGATGCAAACATGGTTGGCCTCGAGTCTCTAGGCTGGTCTAAACAATCCTCAAAACTAACAATGGGTTATGCATCTCAGTCCTCTATTGGTATTGGGTTGAACAAGGCCAAAAGGGAATTATTTTTCAATACGGCCACAATGGATGGAAGGGGCAAGGTATCGGTGGGATTTCCAGTACAATATGTGGATGACCGATTTTCCGCCTTAAATCTCTATGGCGCGGATTTTTACCTGGCGAGTAGTAATGGTCAAGTCATAGTGGAGACAAAGATTCCTCATACCCGCATAAATGCCTATAATGGTACCATTTCTGTTCAATTCAAGAACTTGAATGGTACTCATCAAGATTTGAGTGGCAACCAATCTTGCAAGCTGGGAAATGGTGAAAGGGGACAATTTGAAGTGAAAATCAAGGAGCAGACGCACATGTTCTACTGCTCTATCATTGAAATAGCTGGACTTGAATCGGTATGTCTTGACAAATTCGCAGCTACTATGTTGCATCTTGTGTTTTGGTTTTAAACCATGTGTTTTGTTCAAGGTATGTATTGAGATTTGTCTAAACTATCATATTTTCTCTATAAGGGTCGGGCCTTAAAACTAGGTTGTTAAGTATTATCATTGATTCATTACTGAAACGTTGACTGTAGAACGGAAGAATACTGGAGAGACTGAAGATTAAATGAAACAATgcctaaattaataaaaagtatAGGTTGGATAGTGAATGAATTACTATTGAAGTAGCCTACAACAGTGAAAAAATGAACCTTCAAATGACTAATTAgcttttattttggttttaggTGTACACTGTGGCATTCAATGCTCAAGGAATGGGAAGTAatgtccacaaacataacaaacaagCATATTTTTGGCTTGTGCTCTTGTTTGTTATACTAGTAGTCTCGCTATGTGCTTTCATTATCATAGTCTTTAAAGATGCAAGGAGAAAGATGTTTCTGTGTGCTGCTCTGATCAAGCAGATGGAATTAACTAATCAAGCAGAGAAGAAAAGTATAACCAAGAGTCTAGCATTTGCAGCTGCAAGTCATGACATTCGTAATGGTTTTGGAAATATAACTTGTAGGATAGACAATTGTCTTGAGGATGCCTCCCCAGAGCTTGCAAAAAACCTGAAGCTCATCAATGAAGAAATCAACGGCCTTTCAGGTATGTCTTACAGTATATgataaagttatatattttttgttttttaccctcacatgaatatttttttatggGTAAAAATGAAAACCATGACTTATACCTCACCAAACTTAATGATGGTCATTTTCAAGATGCGGTTGAGCCTGTTTATATCAATGAAGACTTGTACTACTAAGTATTaaattttatacacaaaaagaACTGTAGAATAGGTATAATGTGCTATAATTGACAAAACCAAATTTTCGTAAGAGTTGTCAATCTACGGGCACAAATATTGGCTGGTAATGAGGGAGAGTGACGGATTATATATAATTTGACCTTCAAAACAGTGAACAGTAATTTCTCTATAACGAATCTACATTTCACGAAAAAACAAGTAACAATACTCGTAAATACTATCATTTGTTACCCTCATTGCAAGTGAAATCCAGTGAATATGTGTGGACACTCAAAGTAGTAATTAGCAATTGTACTGTTAGCTTTTTACTTGGCCTAAGTTAATATATGGTCGCAACTAGTATATTTATAGAATTCTGTTTTGCTGAAAATGTTGCAGACATATTACATTCTGTTCTAGACGCGAGCAAGATTGAAGCTGGTAAAATGCCACTCAAGGTGGAAGAGTTTGATCTAGCAGAACTCGTAGAGAATACAATTGATTTGCATTATCATAGAGCCATAGAGAAGGGAGTGGATTTGATACTAGACCCTGGTGATGACTCTCTTGCAAAGTTTCGGTTGGTGAAGGGTGACAAAGTGAAAATTATGCAGATACTAAATAATTTGATTACAAATGCTATCAAGTTTACCCCAGAAGGCCACATCTCTGTCAAAGCTTCTGTAAGCAAACCAAGTAAAGACAATGCCCTTATTGGTTGCAATCGGCATAGTCCATTTAACTGCTGGACATGGTTGTGCACCAAGCAAAATTGTTGCTGCAATACTTCAAACGAATTTCCAGCCATTCAACAGAATCCCAATTGCATGCAATTCACATTTGAGGTGGATGACACGGGCGTGGGGATTCCTAAAGATAAACAAAAGTATGTCTTTGAGAACTTTGTTCAGGTGAAAGAAGAAACAACTTCTGGAGTAGAAGGTTATGGCTTGGGACTAGGCATTGTTCAATCTATGGTGAGTAACTTAACTAGCATTTCTGTTTTTGTTTCATTCAACAATTTTAATATGGAAGAAATACCCATGCTTGGAAAAGTACATTCATTGAGTAAATAGATCCAAGCAGCTATGTTGCAGGGTATGTAATTGAacaacacatcatcaaaagGAGACCAAGTAAATGTCTAGATAAGATTATGTTTATCAGTTAATTTGGTGTAGATAATTGGTTGTTAtcaattaaaactttttttgaaCTTGACTAGATTGAGAGACTTTAATACTTAAAAGTATGTATAGCCAAGTATTGAATTTTTTAGAACTTGAATGAGATTCTTAAAGAAGTCTGAATACGCATTTCTTTGGTGTGCATAATATGAGCTTGTCATATGACAGGTACATCTGATGGGGGGAGAGATCAAGATTGTTGACAAAGACGATGGAGAAAGAGGCACTCGCTTCCAATTCAACATATTTCTGACTACCTGTGTTGAAGCTGAGGAACAAGAAAACAGTGCGCAAAATCATGGTCTTCGAAATTATCTTTCCCATCACTTGGGAATGCAATTTCGGTCGTCTCCACCTAGATCGGAGGGATATCATGTTGTCCTATTCCTAACTggagaaaaaaggagaaaagttTTAAGCAGGGTGATTGGCAACATGAATATAAAAGTTTCAGAGGTGAGGAGAATCAACGAACTTGCTCGGTTGCTTGATAGAATAAAGAGAAATTTAGACCTTTCCTCCTGTTCCCTTGAGAAATATGCGTTAAATCTGAACCTAACCACCGATGATACAAATGCTGTGGCGTCAGACACCAAAGACACACATGATCATGTCATCCCTCATTTGAAAAGGTCTATATCCTATGGCTCATCAAACGTCATCCTTATAATCATTGATTCTCAGGCTGGACATCTCTTAGAATTGAGTTCAACCGTGGTGAACTTCAAGAAAGATTTGCAGAATGTTACTTGCAAGGTTGTGTTGTTGCAAGATCATGTTAGGCCACAAGAAAACAGGCATCCTCCGTTTGATTATGCTTTCCCGAAACCATTACATGGCAAACGTTTACATGAAGTGCTTAGACTTCTATCTGAAAATCCAAACAGTCCAATCCAACATGATAGGAATAAGACGAGTCAGGAAATCGAATGCCAAGaactcaaggagattgtgataCCTGAtggtaacaaaaataatactaGCAAGGACttaaaaggaaagaaggttTTGGTCGTTGATGATCAGCCCATTTTGCGCAGGTACGCCTCCAGGGTTCTTCAAAAAGAAGGAGCAGATGTTGATGTTTGCGAGAATGGACAAGAGGCCTTTTATAAAGTGTGCAGATCTTTGAATGACACGCTGGAAGGTGAAGTTGACAAAAGCTATGATTTTATAATGATGGATTGCGAGGTAACATTTCTGCAGCCTACCTCTTTTCCACATAACTAATTTTTGGACATAAACGTCGTAAATTTTAGTTCTTGTTTAAATTTGTTTCTACATAAATAGTTTGTGATATTTATGAAAGCAGATGCCAGTTATGAATGGGTATGAAGCAACAAGGCTAATACGAATGGAAGAGGAGAAAAGGCATGGTATTCCCATTCCCATAATTGCACTGACTGCCCACACTCTGGATGATGAGATGAGCTTGCATATTAAGGAAGCTGGAATGGATTTTCACTTGACTAAACCTCTAAACAAGGATGTGTTGATGAATTTGTTATCTGATTTACTATAGCCTTTAgttcagaaaaaaaaagaaaaggaaacttGGACAATGGCGTCGCTCTTGCTTGGGTTAATGATAGATGGTTGCTAagtatcaaattttgattttgatggTTGAGATTTGTTTCAACTATTAGATAATTTCAATTGTAGTACATAGaacaagtttgatgattttaagCAAGTTTGCACACACATTCTTGCAACTTTTACTCATAGCCATCCTGTGTCTAATTTGTCATCCATTTGAACAGTTACATGAAGTCTActgaaaaaatataaatctaGATAAGTGATAACAACAGGATACGCAAAAGAAATCCAAGATTTGCAGTTTCCTCTTCTTGTGCTCgtttttccttttgattttcttttgttagtTTCAAGTATTTAATTGAGATGAATTTAGCACATTGACTGATTCCTAATATTAGattgtttcttattttttgttcttcctttaatctgttatttaaaaaaaaaaaattaggtaagATAAACCATTTTCAAGTATTTAATTGAGATGAATTTTGCACATTGACTGATTCCTAATATTAGATTGcttcttattttttgttcttcctttaatctgttatttaaaaaaaaaaaataggtaagaTAAACCATTCATTGTATGTTAGCGTAGAAGAGGACGATAAATGAGTAAACtcaatattttttccaaatgttgcagaTCCCTTTGTTTATAATATAGTCAGTCTTATGTAGATTAAAGTTCTTTATTAATTTAAACAACTTTCAACCATCAAATGGTATCGAATATTGAGACAAACGGGATGCAACTCTAACTGAAGACAAAATGATGTTGATACGTGATTTAGAGGAacggaaaagaaaaggagaacaAGGAAGATTTCATTGCCTTGTCCAACCTAATAGCGAGCAAGCAATAAATGCATGTCAACTAATCCAATAACCATATGAATTAATATGATCCAAAAAAATGTAAGCCAGCTATCTTCTATTTTCGTGACATGTTGAGATGATAGTGAAAATTGTACTTATTAGTAGTTTCCGAACATAAAGAGACTTTAGTTCATTGCTTAAGGTTTTTCATGGGAGAGAGTCTGCAAGAAAAAATTTAACTCAAATCTACAAACTATTTATGAAGTGACGTTTACTATGCTATAAATCCGAGTCATTATTTCTAGATAGGATGTACTCATAGACTAATTAAATCGCAACGACAGCAGGCGAGATTGCAATGGAAGCAATCAATTAAATTACTAGTCAAATTGGAGTAGCACAATGAAGTTTTCAACCAAAATTATGTTCCGCGTGATTAACAGATTTAAGCGTCTTAGGTGCTTCAGGCAATAAAACACAGCAGCTTAGAGGTCAATAATAGTGCCAAGAAGCCAGTCGAATAGAAAATGAGGGAGAAATTCACTAGTGTAATTTCAACACCGTTTAGTAAAATTCTAGTCAAAACCAAACATGTATTCCTATTGGCCGAGTCCCAATGACATCAAAGCAATCAGTCATATGACTTCATGCACCCTCAATCTGGCGTCTTTTCACTAAAAATGGAAAGGGGCTAATTCACTAAATAGATAGGAAAAAAGAAGGGGGCAGGGGGGAGGGAATCTTTCCGGAACTGCCAAGTAGCTTCTTTGTCAGCTTGAATCAAAGTGCCTGCGCTTACAGTTCATCCTGCAAAAAAAGAGGGGTACATGCTGTCAGATTGAGAACTAGAAGAAAGTATGCTGCCACAAAAAGGGGCACATGGCCAACTAGTTTAGAAACTTAAAACAAACAATACGCAATTCTTACATGAGATTCATCATCCTTGGAGTCAGACTTGTCATCAGCATCATCCGAATCAGCCTCATCGGCCTCGTCATCTTCCTCGGCCTGGAAAAACACATATTTGCACCATAAGAGCAAGACAAAGAGGAATGCAGCTTCCTGATGGGTAGGAGAACTGGTAGaggaaaattcaaagaaaatttAGAAGCTTACATCAGAATCAGCTGGAGCATCCTTTGATTCCTGAATAGAGAATTAAATGTTGTCAGAAGACAAGAGACACATAGGAAAAATAACAGAGTCGAAGTTATCGCAGATACAAAACTAGCATAAACGGAGGTTTCTGAATTACAGGAGGGGAAAAGGAAAAGTTGGGCATACTTCCACCAACCGTTAGCTAAGAACTGCTTAATTTGTATATCAGTTTGACATTGACACATAAGAGAACTTATTATGGAATACCTTAGTGGGAAAAAAGGAGAGATAGCTTGTTgtggaataaaaaataaatcaggAAGAAGATTTACCTcctcctctttcttcttttctgctTCCTCAAAAGCAGTCTTTTCCGCCTGCATAATCAAGTTAATGTTAACTACTATGACTCAATTATTCTATTTTGATTCCTGTAAGTAAGGAAGGGAATCACATACATCCTTCTGCTTTCCCCATGTATTCTCAGCAATTGACTTGGCATACTCTGGATCATCGCATATGACAATATTGTCAAACAAGGTTCCAGATTTCACCTGCGAAATACATTATGCTTTAGTCAATTAAGTGCATATGTAGTAAATCAAAACTGTTACTGATATTATAGACAAATCACACGGGAAAAGGAAAATTTCTTACTTGCCACAGTTCAACTCCCACATACTTCAATTTTGGGAAAACATAGAGATCTGGGTCATCCTTGAAGTCTAAAGATAAAAACAGCATATATATCAATAATTGTGATATTAAAAGTCAGCTGACAAAATTATACAAATGGCATTGACAACTAAAAGGACCTGGGTTGTCAATCATAGGAGCCTTCCACTTGCCCTTGTAGTTCGGGTTCTTAATTTTctgaaaacatgaaagaataaGCATTAGGCGTCATACTCAGAAACAAGTCATTCAACTTAAATATTCAGACCCACAAACCTTTGCCGTCCATGGGCCCTTGTACTCGGGATTGGGAATGGTTGGTGCTGTCCATTCACCATCTTCCTCATCATCCCAGTCCTCTGGCTGCAAATACAAAAAGCCCTCAGACATCAAAAAATTTACTCTATATTCCAGGTATTAAACATAAGACTTCTATAAGCAAATCTCAACTGGTTACCTTCTTGGCCTCAGGATCAGTTATCTCTTCTGGAATGTCATCATAACCCTGCAGTTATTAGAAATTGAGTTTGTTAATGTCATCTTCCTGCATTTTCAACTTATGGAACAGACaaactagtaaaaaaaaataagaaggatACCTCTGGCTTCTTATCCTCGGGATCATCAATGAATTCCTTGTCATCCCAATCTTCAGGCTGCAATAAACATGTAACTTGATCATTAACACCACCAAAAAGATAAAATCAATTGACCATGAAAATGTAATGCACTGTGAATTACTTTCTTGGCACTTGGATCCTTGATCTTCTTTGGTGGGAGAAGGTCCCAGTCAGAGTACAAGCTACCAGACTGCTTCTCCACATTGTCAATGAGGATGCTGTATGTGGCATCAGGACGGAGGATGAAAGTGTAGACATGGGTCAGTTGATCAGTCTCACATGGGACTTCCTTCTTGATCAAGTGGTTTGTGTCATTATAAGTGAGAATAGCATGGACCTTCTTGGTGCTGTAGCCACAGATGTCTGGTCCAAACATGATACTGTACGGAAAGAAACATATATCAAAAACTTCATTCATGAATGACAACACATTTATCAAAAGAAAAGTTACTTAAAGTAGCAAGAAGATAAAATGTGTGACCTGTAGGGAGTGTCACCACCGAATTTCTTTTGGTCAACATCTCCACTAAGCAACTTCATGTACCCACCGCCACAGTCAAGCTTCTGCTCATGCTTGACAGAGAACTGGAACACTAAGTTCTTTCCCTTGTTACTAAATTCAGGGAACTCAGCCGAAATGGCATAGAACCTGTAGTCTTCACTGGTCTGGATACCTGGCAGTAGAGCACAAGTAAATAAAAGTTAATTACACATAACATAATTCAGCTCCTGATAACTAGAGTAAGACATCAAAACGCTTATAGCAGACCTTTGTCATTAGCGTCTCCATTCCACTTGCCAGAGGTGTGATTCCACTCTCCAGCCATGTTTTCATCTTTCTTCCATTCAGATTTCACCCACCTGCTTTCCCAACCATCTAAAAGTACAAGAAGCAAAACTTATAAGCCATCCAGTGCACAATAAAGGAGAATGATTCGACCCATTTAAACTTTGACAATTCCAATGCACCAGAACACACTAGTTCAGTAACTTAAGGTAACATTAATGTATTCGGGATCAAACACTAAGTATTAATTGCTAATTCAGCCAAAACATATACTCCGTAGTTAATGGATGCTAACTATTTTGATTTCCAGTCAACATCATTTGCGATAAACTGGTCAACAAACATGGCAAATGAAAACAATTAATTATACAAGAAAACAATGCTCTAATTATACTAGGAAATGGCAAGAAATAATTTTAGCCATGTAATACTAATAATCATGTTCTTTCCAAACTTTATTCTGTATATCAGATGATATATAGATCCAATATTATATAGGCAAATTGTTAAATACATGATTtttataataatacatcaaaccGGATAATATCTAACAATCAATTAGTCTAAGTACATGAATCAACATTCAATTAAATACAAGTCATAATCCCAAACATAGaatgcaaaaaattaaaatgtcaaaACAACATTCAGATCTACTCCTATCATCTTTAAATTTACAGATCTACTCTAAAACTTTAATATTCCACCAGATCACACAAAAAAACACCAATTAAACTCGGATCTTTCACATTCCTCATCACATTCCACAAATTGTCTCTAAAATCAAACAGATCACAAACATTAATCCAAAATCACATCAATCAATTAACATAAACTAATTCATAATTAAACTGACTAATAGAGATAGAAAATGACGAAAATTACCACACTTCAACAGAAATTGATCCAAATGACAACAATCAATTAACGAAAAACTAATTCAAAATTGAACTGATTACGAGAGTGAAAACGAGGAAAATAACCAATTAAACCCGGATCTTTCACATTCCTCATCACGTTCAACAAATTCActccaaattcaaaaaaaaaaaaatggatccaAATGACAGCAATCAATTAACGTAATCTAATTCAAAATTAAACCGACGAATATacagagaaatgaagaaaattacCATTGAAACTTTCCTCGAAGAAAACTTCAGCTACAACGGAAGCTACAAATAGAGAGAATACAGCAACGAGAAAGAGAGAGCTAGGGTTTTTTCTTCGTTGAGTAGCCATGGCCACTATTGTGTGTGAGATGCAAATACTTTGAGATCTCTGACCAGTGCTCTTTTATACTGTCGAGAGTTATTTTCGGTAGATACGTAGGGCTGCGTTTCGGTTTGATCTGACGTGGAATAGTGGAATGATGTGGACGAGTAGAAAAGTGACATGTGTGATCAGAGTGTCATTAAGTTGACGTGGCTGATGCTTATTGGGAACCTACACGAGTTGAGAATGACCACAATTAATTTGGCACTTGTACGATgggtttttttcaaaataacgAATTTAGCCATTTCACACAAAATGGCGTGCAGATAACATTGTATTAATGATGTTAACCTTAGAATTTAttgtttttgtaattttttatatgggttaaaattaaaatacttaATTGTATGATTACTACTTATACAATTAAAATGACGTTGAAATAACAGTGATAATTACTACTAGAGTACTATTTTAGCAATTACACATCTCTATCCAAACCTACTCTTAtaatgattcttttttttttttaattgacctTTTGAGGCCAAGTAAAAAAGaagtgaattttttaaaagtcaatTAGGCTTATTAGAACCCCAAAGTTCAATACTTTTCACATTGTTTCTTTTGGAATTTGTAAAACTTTGAAAGTGGATGAGCTAAGGTggcaaatcaaagaaaagttTTATCTTTATACTTCTAAGTTCCAAAACTGAACTTCGGATAGTAAGTTCTCTTTGTCAACAGCAACTTATTGTACATTAACTGCAAAAGTTGGTCAACAAATAAAAACGTTACGTCTGAAAATATTTCTCAtataatataaaagaagataATTCAACCATTAAAGTCAATctaattgcttttttttttttttttgtaatatacTTTATTACATATCGGGGGATGAGGAGGGAGAAAGGAATGTTACGCTGCTGATAGAGTTTGAATTCTCCAATTCAATTGAGAAAATTGGGGACTCGCCAAGTGAGTTAGCCCTCAACTCCCTTAATCTATTCGCGTAGagattatatttattatataaattAGAACAACCTTAATAAAATTTTTAGCTCCGCCACTGATTAGTATTGGATTATCGAATTAACGGTTGGTGAATGGATTAATATTTTATAGCTAACGGCTTATCGGTGTGGGAGCGAATTACTCAATTTTCTTATTAGGTAAACCGTTAACCCGTTAAAAATTTTAAAGCCTCAGCCCCATTCCCTTAGTACTGTTCATTGGTAATTATATCTGGTTTGCACTTTATTTTAACTCTGGTGATAGTTCATAGCAAACATAACCCAGTGACAAGTCTGATAGTGAGTGATTTCATTTTGAAAAAGCAAGATTCTTCCCAATGACTACAAAGTAAAACTTTTGATTACAACTATTTTGCTTTGTTTTGGAGAAGAGAATATTGAAATATGGTGTCGTACTTAATAACGACCCAATGCCTTAAATTAGCAGCTCTCAGTGGCTCCTTTTTTGGTTTCATAACGGAATTTGAACTCAAAATCACCgtgattttaactttcattttctcTTAGATTTAACCGATACACCATCCGATAATCGTCCGATAATTGCTAATCCGATACCGAACCAACCGATATCTTATCGGTTGGCTAGCTGATAAGTAAATTTATAAGCCGATACCCGATAAACCGAATCGTTAAGGATAACCATCCATCCGATCTGCCTGATAAGCAGCCCTACTTAGAGCTAGTTGGTGAATTTTGAGAAAGTAGTACATAAAATGTAAATCATGTAGAACATTATCAtgaatattactactatatgtaAGAGAGGATCTCAAAGTTTTGTAGTCCTCGCATGAATTTTTTgatccattttacccttagttgATGTTTTAATTACCTTGCAAGTTCTTATCCATTTAGGTAAATTTGAATAACTATATGGGTTCTTATGCTAAAAGGAGTGATGATATGGTAAAGTGATATTGACTCCACAAAAGATCTATTTATTCaaccaaatttaaaattgatcaaaaaattgttgtctttcttttatgtggagatatactactatatataagagaggatCTCAaagttt encodes:
- the LOC132062126 gene encoding histidine kinase CKI1-like, which encodes MQRMKLCSFNILRHVAFLILLGLAIYIFMKLSEMRNHSEHHVSMLSEQLRNKTFAQIEHTANMFLPLNYSASSLARGLSSSINGTQLPFATIQTKVAPHLFMALSTIPFVSQISYVGQDRLMYSYYTEEGHDDAQTFAVFTNSSSAMCYSQPVNRDTGMLYGQPVVVDANMVGLESLGWSKQSSKLTMGYASQSSIGIGLNKAKRELFFNTATMDGRGKVSVGFPVQYVDDRFSALNLYGADFYLASSNGQVIVETKIPHTRINAYNGTISVQFKNLNGTHQDLSGNQSCKLGNGERGQFEVKIKEQTHMFYCSIIEIAGLESVCLDKFAATMLHLVFWF
- the LOC132064351 gene encoding histidine kinase CKI1-like; translated protein: MGSNVHKHNKQAYFWLVLLFVILVVSLCAFIIIVFKDARRKMFLCAALIKQMELTNQAEKKSITKSLAFAAASHDIRNGFGNITCRIDNCLEDASPELAKNLKLINEEINGLSDILHSVLDASKIEAGKMPLKVEEFDLAELVENTIDLHYHRAIEKGVDLILDPGDDSLAKFRLVKGDKVKIMQILNNLITNAIKFTPEGHISVKASVSKPSKDNALIGCNRHSPFNCWTWLCTKQNCCCNTSNEFPAIQQNPNCMQFTFEVDDTGVGIPKDKQKYVFENFVQVKEETTSGVEGYGLGLGIVQSMVHLMGGEIKIVDKDDGERGTRFQFNIFLTTCVEAEEQENSAQNHGLRNYLSHHLGMQFRSSPPRSEGYHVVLFLTGEKRRKVLSRVIGNMNIKVSEVRRINELARLLDRIKRNLDLSSCSLEKYALNLNLTTDDTNAVASDTKDTHDHVIPHLKRSISYGSSNVILIIIDSQAGHLLELSSTVVNFKKDLQNVTCKVVLLQDHVRPQENRHPPFDYAFPKPLHGKRLHEVLRLLSENPNSPIQHDRNKTSQEIECQELKEIVIPDGNKNNTSKDLKGKKVLVVDDQPILRRYASRVLQKEGADVDVCENGQEAFYKVCRSLNDTLEGEVDKSYDFIMMDCEMPVMNGYEATRLIRMEEEKRHGIPIPIIALTAHTLDDEMSLHIKEAGMDFHLTKPLNKDVLMNLLSDLL
- the LOC132064352 gene encoding calreticulin — translated: MATQRRKNPSSLFLVAVFSLFVASVVAEVFFEESFNDGWESRWVKSEWKKDENMAGEWNHTSGKWNGDANDKGIQTSEDYRFYAISAEFPEFSNKGKNLVFQFSVKHEQKLDCGGGYMKLLSGDVDQKKFGGDTPYSIMFGPDICGYSTKKVHAILTYNDTNHLIKKEVPCETDQLTHVYTFILRPDATYSILIDNVEKQSGSLYSDWDLLPPKKIKDPSAKKPEDWDDKEFIDDPEDKKPEGYDDIPEEITDPEAKKPEDWDDEEDGEWTAPTIPNPEYKGPWTAKKIKNPNYKGKWKAPMIDNPDFKDDPDLYVFPKLKYVGVELWQVKSGTLFDNIVICDDPEYAKSIAENTWGKQKDAEKTAFEEAEKKKEEEESKDAPADSDAEEDDEADEADSDDADDKSDSKDDESHDEL